Proteins encoded by one window of Desulfitibacter sp. BRH_c19:
- a CDS encoding MerR family transcriptional regulator, producing MEYTVQKLAQLAGISARTLRYYDEIGILKPARINSSGYRIYGQAEVLMLQQILFYREMEVSLEGIKGILSSPAFDAAKALRQHREKLLEKRKQLDVLISNVDKSIAFKEGRITMTDKEKFEGFKKKLVDDNEKMYGKEIREKYGNENVDKSNQKVKNMSQEQYEEVTKLENEVIETLHAAFKTGDPAGELAQKAADLHRQWLCFFWGSYTKEAHAGVAQMYVDDPRFMAYYDEKQPGTAVFLRDAIFIYTGMNK from the coding sequence ATGGAATATACAGTACAAAAACTTGCTCAACTTGCAGGTATCAGTGCTAGGACATTAAGATATTATGATGAGATTGGTATTCTTAAGCCGGCAAGAATAAACTCATCTGGATATCGCATATATGGTCAAGCCGAGGTTCTTATGCTGCAGCAAATTCTCTTTTATAGAGAGATGGAGGTGAGCCTCGAAGGGATTAAAGGTATATTATCCTCACCTGCCTTTGATGCAGCAAAGGCACTAAGACAACATCGAGAAAAGCTTCTTGAGAAAAGAAAGCAATTGGATGTTTTGATTTCAAATGTTGATAAATCAATTGCGTTTAAAGAAGGGAGAATTACAATGACTGACAAAGAAAAATTTGAGGGTTTTAAGAAAAAGCTAGTTGATGACAATGAAAAAATGTACGGTAAAGAAATTCGTGAAAAGTATGGCAACGAAAATGTGGACAAATCAAATCAAAAAGTAAAGAACATGTCCCAAGAACAATATGAGGAAGTTACAAAACTTGAAAATGAGGTAATTGAAACCCTTCATGCAGCCTTTAAAACTGGAGATCCTGCTGGTGAATTAGCTCAAAAAGCGGCAGATCTACATCGTCAATGGTTATGCTTTTTTTGGGGTAGTTACACAAAAGAGGCGCATGCAGGGGTTGCTCAGATGTATGTTGATGATCCGAGATTCATGGCATACTATGACGAGAAACAGCCTGGAACCGCAGTATTTTTAAGAGATGCTATTTTCATTTATACAGGAATGAACAAATAA
- a CDS encoding molecular chaperone HtpG, producing the protein MINSIYTHKEIFLRELLSNSSDAIDKVYYKVLTDDSLTFNKENYYIKLEHDKKNRVLKISDTGAGMTKQELEDNLGVIAKSGSLAFKKENEIKDGYDIIGQFGIGFYSAFMVSEVVTVISKAFGSNDAYKWESKGADGYTIEPCEKDLVGTDVILKIKENSGDENFDEFLEEYRLKSIIKKYSDFIRYPIKMDITQSKLKEGSEEEYEDYTEEQVINSMVPIWKKNKNELSQEDYDSFYSDKHYGFDKPIKHIHISAEGTVSYKAILFIPEKIPFDFYTKEYEKGLELYSNGVLIMNKCADLLPDYFSFIKGMVDSEDLSLNISREMLQHDRQLKLIAKNIKSKVKNELENLLKNEREKYEEFYKTFGKQLKYGIYSDFGTNKELLQDLLMFYSSKDKNMVTLDEYVSRMPEEQKYIYYASGESIERIEKLPQTELVLDKGYEIFYFTDDVDEFAIKMVGTYKDKEFKSVSSGDLGIEKEENKTTDTDDKDNKELFDQMKNILADRIKTVRASTRLKNHPVCLSNDGEVTIEMEKILNSMPDNPNIKADKVLEININHQVFKSLQEAYENNKDKFKLYTDLLYNQALLIEGLPIEDPVEFTNNISKIML; encoded by the coding sequence ATGATTAATTCAATTTACACGCATAAGGAGATTTTTTTAAGGGAACTCCTTTCTAATTCGAGTGATGCAATTGATAAGGTTTACTATAAGGTATTGACAGATGATTCTTTGACATTCAACAAAGAAAACTACTATATTAAACTAGAACATGATAAGAAGAATAGAGTATTAAAGATTTCCGATACTGGTGCTGGGATGACAAAACAAGAACTTGAAGATAATCTAGGTGTTATTGCAAAAAGTGGATCATTAGCATTTAAAAAAGAAAACGAAATAAAAGACGGTTATGATATTATTGGACAATTTGGAATTGGATTTTATTCGGCATTTATGGTATCTGAAGTCGTTACTGTTATAAGTAAAGCATTTGGTAGCAATGATGCTTATAAATGGGAATCGAAAGGGGCAGATGGTTATACTATTGAGCCATGTGAAAAAGATTTGGTTGGAACAGATGTCATTCTTAAAATCAAAGAGAATTCAGGAGATGAAAATTTTGATGAGTTCTTAGAGGAGTATAGATTAAAGTCTATTATTAAAAAATATTCCGATTTTATTAGATACCCTATAAAAATGGATATTACTCAGAGCAAGCTTAAAGAAGGTAGTGAAGAGGAATACGAGGACTATACTGAGGAACAAGTTATTAATAGTATGGTTCCTATCTGGAAGAAAAATAAGAACGAGCTTAGCCAGGAAGATTATGATAGCTTTTATTCTGATAAGCATTATGGTTTTGACAAGCCAATAAAACATATTCACATTAGTGCCGAAGGTACTGTGAGTTATAAAGCGATTTTATTTATACCAGAAAAAATACCATTTGATTTCTATACAAAAGAATACGAGAAAGGTTTAGAGTTGTATTCAAACGGTGTTTTGATCATGAATAAGTGTGCTGATCTGCTGCCTGATTATTTTAGCTTTATAAAAGGAATGGTGGATTCAGAAGACTTGTCTCTTAACATTTCTAGAGAAATGCTCCAGCATGATAGACAGTTGAAGCTTATTGCTAAAAACATAAAATCTAAGGTTAAAAATGAACTAGAGAATTTATTAAAAAATGAAAGAGAAAAGTACGAAGAATTTTATAAAACCTTTGGAAAACAATTAAAGTATGGAATATACAGCGATTTTGGTACTAATAAAGAGTTATTGCAAGATCTGTTAATGTTCTATTCATCAAAAGATAAAAATATGGTAACTTTAGATGAATATGTTTCCAGAATGCCAGAAGAACAGAAATATATTTACTATGCTTCAGGAGAATCCATTGAGAGAATTGAGAAACTACCACAAACAGAATTAGTATTGGACAAAGGTTACGAAATTTTCTATTTTACTGATGATGTTGATGAATTTGCTATAAAAATGGTGGGAACATATAAAGATAAGGAATTTAAATCCGTATCCAGCGGTGATCTTGGTATAGAAAAGGAAGAAAACAAAACTACTGATACGGATGATAAAGATAATAAAGAACTGTTTGATCAAATGAAAAATATTTTAGCAGACAGAATTAAAACTGTTAGAGCATCAACAAGATTAAAGAATCATCCTGTATGTTTGTCAAATGATGGTGAAGTTACAATAGAGATGGAAAAAATATTGAATTCTATGCCTGATAACCCAAATATAAAAGCAGATAAAGTTTTAGAAATTAACATAAACCATCAGGTATTTAAATCATTGCAAGAAGCATATGAAAATAATAAAGATAAGTTTAAATTATATACAGATTTATTATATAATCAAGCACTACTTATTGAAGGTCTACCGATAGAAGATCCAGTAGAATTTACAAACAATATTTCTAAAATAATGCTCTAG